In a single window of the Marinobacter bohaiensis genome:
- the mnmH gene encoding tRNA 2-selenouridine(34) synthase MnmH: MARPDTQDYLDIFLNDIPLMDVRAPVEFHKGSFPQAINAPLMNDDERHRVGIRYKEQGQQAAIELGHQLVRDDIKQQRVEDWVRFTRQHPQGYLFCFRGGLRSQLTQRWIHEAGIDFPLVKGGYKALRRFLIDTQEQLLEGGLPLHIISGRTGTGKTRVLLETPNPVDLEGMAEHRGSSFGRTLTPQPGQIDFENRVAIALLKAHHKVGGPIYLEDESRLIGRCALPHNLRERMSEAPLLVLERPLDERTEIIRQDYVTDMLAGFVARDGEDAGWFNFRDFLLSALDRIRKRLGGERHQRLRQIMIDALDQQQAHGDPGGHDEWIQVLLRDYYDPMYDYQLSHKSGRIAVRGCVDTLLEWTYRQTAA; the protein is encoded by the coding sequence ATGGCCCGCCCCGACACCCAGGATTACCTCGACATCTTCCTCAACGACATCCCGCTGATGGACGTCCGCGCCCCCGTGGAATTCCACAAGGGCTCGTTCCCCCAGGCCATCAACGCGCCGCTGATGAACGACGACGAGCGCCATCGGGTCGGCATCCGCTACAAGGAACAGGGCCAGCAGGCGGCCATCGAGCTGGGCCACCAGTTGGTGCGCGACGACATCAAGCAGCAACGCGTGGAAGACTGGGTCCGCTTCACCCGACAGCATCCGCAAGGCTACCTGTTCTGCTTCCGCGGCGGCCTGCGCTCGCAGCTCACCCAGCGCTGGATTCACGAGGCGGGCATCGACTTCCCGTTGGTCAAGGGCGGCTACAAGGCACTGCGCCGTTTCCTGATCGACACCCAGGAGCAGCTCCTGGAAGGCGGTCTGCCGCTGCACATCATCAGCGGCCGCACCGGCACCGGCAAGACACGCGTGCTTCTGGAAACCCCCAACCCGGTGGACCTGGAAGGCATGGCCGAACACCGGGGGTCCAGCTTCGGCCGCACCCTGACGCCACAGCCCGGCCAGATCGATTTCGAGAACCGCGTGGCCATCGCGCTGCTCAAAGCCCACCACAAGGTGGGCGGGCCGATCTACCTGGAAGACGAAAGCCGCCTGATCGGCCGCTGCGCCCTGCCCCACAACCTGCGCGAGCGCATGTCCGAGGCGCCGTTGCTGGTACTGGAGCGCCCGTTGGACGAGCGCACGGAGATCATCCGCCAGGACTATGTCACCGACATGCTGGCCGGCTTCGTCGCCCGGGACGGCGAAGACGCCGGCTGGTTCAACTTCCGCGACTTCCTGCTCAGCGCCCTGGACCGCATCCGCAAGCGCCTGGGGGGCGAACGCCACCAGCGCCTGCGCCAGATCATGATCGACGCCCTGGACCAACAGCAGGCCCACGGTGATCCGGGCGGTCACGACGAATGGATCCAGGTGCTGCTGCGGGACTACTACGACCCCATGTACGATTACCAGCTGAGTCACAAGTCCGGCCGTATCGCTGTGCGTGGGTGCGTGGACACCCTCCTGGAGTGGACCTATCGCCAGACGGCAGCCTGA
- a CDS encoding mechanosensitive ion channel family protein, with product MENLFSGDGQLAELAQMAYGMVMAYAPKVLLAIVTLIIGLWLINRFVGVLDKKLGAKDPTLNKFLCGLISAILKIMLIISAASMIGIATTSFIAVVGAAGLAIGLALQGSLANFAGGVLILIFKPFKVGDVIEAQGFFGSVVEIQILYTIINTFDNRRIIIPNGDLSNSSLINVNAYERRRADMVFGIGYGDDIDKAKAILKRLVEADERAYMDPAPAIFVGGLGDSSVDINVRVWTDTPNVWPLIWDMQEKVKKAFDAEGVTIPFPQRDVHLHEVKAG from the coding sequence ATGGAAAACCTCTTCTCCGGCGACGGACAGCTCGCTGAACTGGCCCAGATGGCCTATGGCATGGTGATGGCCTATGCGCCCAAGGTGCTGCTGGCGATTGTGACGCTGATTATCGGCCTCTGGCTGATCAACCGCTTTGTCGGCGTCCTCGACAAGAAGCTGGGCGCCAAGGACCCGACCCTCAACAAGTTCCTGTGCGGCCTGATCAGTGCCATCCTCAAGATCATGCTGATCATCTCCGCCGCGTCGATGATCGGCATCGCCACCACCTCGTTCATCGCCGTGGTCGGTGCCGCCGGCCTGGCCATCGGTCTGGCCCTGCAGGGGAGCCTGGCCAACTTCGCCGGCGGTGTACTGATCCTGATTTTCAAGCCGTTCAAAGTGGGCGACGTGATCGAGGCCCAGGGCTTCTTCGGCAGCGTGGTGGAAATCCAGATCCTCTACACCATCATCAACACCTTCGATAACCGCCGCATCATCATTCCCAACGGCGACCTGTCCAACTCCAGCCTGATCAACGTCAACGCCTACGAGCGCCGTCGTGCCGACATGGTGTTCGGCATTGGCTACGGCGACGACATCGACAAGGCCAAGGCCATCCTCAAACGCCTGGTGGAAGCCGACGAGCGCGCCTACATGGACCCGGCTCCGGCCATCTTCGTGGGTGGCCTGGGCGACAGTTCGGTGGACATCAATGTCCGCGTCTGGACCGACACGCCCAACGTCTGGCCGCTGATCTGGGATATGCAGGAAAAGGTCAAGAAAGCGTTCGACGCCGAAGGCGTCACCATTCCGTTCCCGCAGCGCGACGTGCACCTTCACGAGGTGAAAGCCGGCTGA
- a CDS encoding class I SAM-dependent methyltransferase, with amino-acid sequence MLKTDALLNQRMQRTLARGRVARTAPSGCPTLPLYLFDPAVLEGPLSHDEAQAVVAEPAYWSFCWASGQVLAQYLLDHPDTVAGRRVIDFGSGSGVVAIAAARAGASEVVACDIDADALAAVAANARLNDVAVTLCDDWHGRVGAFDVVTAADVLYDPENRPLLAEFRAAAPSVLLADSRVKDLGDDRYVLQTVGEGRTWPDLHEFEEFNRVRIYRAGPE; translated from the coding sequence ATGCTCAAAACCGACGCCCTGCTCAACCAGCGCATGCAGCGCACCCTGGCCCGCGGACGCGTGGCCCGGACCGCCCCGTCCGGCTGCCCGACGCTGCCTCTATACCTGTTCGATCCGGCGGTGCTGGAAGGGCCGCTCAGTCACGACGAAGCCCAGGCGGTGGTGGCCGAGCCGGCCTACTGGTCCTTTTGCTGGGCCAGCGGTCAGGTGCTGGCCCAGTACCTCCTGGATCATCCGGACACGGTGGCCGGCCGGCGGGTGATCGATTTCGGTTCCGGTTCGGGGGTTGTGGCGATTGCCGCCGCCCGTGCGGGCGCGAGCGAGGTGGTCGCGTGCGACATCGATGCCGATGCCCTGGCGGCTGTGGCGGCCAACGCCCGCCTGAACGACGTGGCGGTAACCCTGTGCGACGACTGGCACGGCCGTGTCGGTGCATTCGATGTGGTGACGGCGGCCGATGTGCTCTACGACCCGGAAAACCGGCCGCTACTGGCCGAATTCCGGGCCGCCGCGCCCAGCGTGTTGCTGGCGGATTCCCGGGTGAAGGATCTGGGGGACGACCGCTACGTTCTGCAGACGGTCGGAGAGGGCCGGACCTGGCCCGACCTCCACGAGTTCGAGGAGTTCAACCGGGTGCGTATCTATCGGGCGGGGCCTGAGTGA
- a CDS encoding aminoacyl-tRNA deacylase, with amino-acid sequence MPVQQLKEFLEAKAVPYDCLTHPAAFSAQELAHHAHVSGDDVVKTVIIELDGKMAMLVMPATWRVRWDRLSHVLDTDFVQLADEDEFKDRFAHCEVGAMPPFGNLYGMSVYCSEALTGQANLVFAAGSHSESIRLATEDFLRLVSPMVINEGFRRPDSPRPAWLRKVS; translated from the coding sequence ATGCCGGTTCAGCAATTGAAGGAATTTCTCGAAGCGAAGGCGGTGCCGTATGACTGCCTCACCCACCCCGCCGCTTTCTCGGCCCAGGAACTGGCACACCACGCGCATGTGTCCGGTGACGACGTGGTCAAGACAGTCATTATCGAACTCGACGGCAAGATGGCCATGCTGGTCATGCCCGCCACCTGGCGGGTGCGTTGGGACCGCCTGTCCCACGTGCTGGACACAGACTTCGTTCAGCTCGCCGACGAGGACGAGTTCAAGGATCGCTTTGCCCACTGCGAGGTGGGCGCCATGCCGCCCTTCGGCAACCTGTACGGGATGTCGGTCTATTGCAGCGAGGCGCTGACCGGCCAGGCCAACCTGGTGTTCGCCGCCGGCAGTCACTCCGAATCGATCCGTCTGGCCACCGAGGATTTCCTGCGGCTGGTCAGTCCCATGGTCATCAACGAGGGTTTCCGGCGCCCGGACTCGCCGCGTCCAGCCTGGTTGC